A stretch of DNA from Mucilaginibacter daejeonensis:
CGTTCCAGCGCGAAGTGGGCAGTTCGGGGTTGGCTGGGTCTGAGTATATGTTCACGCGTTCGTCAACCAGCTTTTCGCCCAGGCGTGTTTTGCCGCCCGGCATACTCAAAAAGCTACGGCCTTCGTCTGCGCTCCGGGCGTCAAGGCTGCCGTAAAGTTGCTCCAACAATACGATGCCTGCCGCAGGTTCCAGGATCACGGTGTATTTGCCGGGCTCCAGCGCCCTGGCCGTAGCCGAGCCCGATGCCTTTTGAGCCGCCACTTTAGATAGTTTCAGCGTGTCGAGTTTAGATGCATCGTTGTACGCCTTGGTGGCATAGCCTGAGCCTTTGCCATCATCGGTACGTAGTGTTACCGAAAAATTGATGTCGGTAGAGGTATTGTACGCGAACAGGCCTTTGGAGTTCATCATGGCCGAATAGCCGGCGCTGTTCTCCAAAAAGCCGGCAGCGGTCAGTTTGTTATCCTTGGCTACCTGCAGGCTTTGCGCCACCATATCGGCACGTTGCTTGGGGGTAAGGTCGGCCGTGGCCTTGACAAAGGTCGGCGTGTCTGGTCCGTAGGTTTGCGGGCCCAGGTAGGGCATAAATTCGGGATTCTCGGGAGCCAGCTGGGCCAGTTCCTCTGAGCGGCGAACGGCTTTCTCCAGCGAGGCATCATCAAACTCGTTGATGGTTGCCACGCCTTGCTTTTTGCCGAATGCCGATGAGATCACCATGCTGTTGCGGCTCACCGCACCACTGGTAGATACCGAATTGCGGGCGTAACGAATGTTAGATGAATCGCCGCCGCTTATGTTTATCTCGCACTGCTCGGCCTTTGAAAAGCTTAGGGCCTTTTTAAGTAGTGCGCGTGCTTGTTCTTCTGTTAAGATCGCCATGTCAGGTCTTATTATATCTTGCGTGATGTATTTAGTACGTTAACTCCATTGAAGCGTGCGGTGGCCGAACCGTGTGATACGGCGCTCACCTGTGTTGGCTGGCCCTTACCGTCAAAAAAGGATCCGCCCAAACGGTAATCGCTTTGATCGCATACTGCGGTGCACGAGTTCCAGAACTCCTGGGTGTTGGATTGATAGGCCACATCGTTAAGCATGCCCACGATCTTGCCGTTCCGTATCTCATAGTACAACTGCCCGCTGAACTGGAAGTTGTAGCGCTGCTGATCGATCGAGAACGAGCTGTCGCCGATGATGTAGATGCCTTTTTCCACGTTCTTGATCATGTCCATCGGTTTCATTGGTGTTTTGCCGGCCTGCAGACTCACGTTAGGCATGCGCTGGAACTGCACGCTCGCCCAACTGTCGGCGTAGCAGCAACCCTGCGATTCGTTCAGGCCAATGATCTTGCCCTGGTCGCGTATGGATTGATAGTTCACCAGCACACCATCCTTGATCAGGTCCCACTGCTTGGTCTTCACGCCCTCATCATCATAACCTACAGCACCTAATGAGCCGGGCTGTAACTTATCGGCCACGATGTTGACGTTCTTGCTGCCGAACTGGAATTTCTTACTTTCCCACTTGTCGAGCGTTAAAAAGCTGGTGCCTGCAAAGTTGGCCTCATAGCCCAGTACACGGTCAAGCTCCGTTGGGTGACCTACCGACTCATGTATGGTAAGCCACAGGTGCGATGGGTCCAGGATCAGGTCGTACTTGCCAGCCTCTACCGATTTGGCCTTTAATTTTTGACCAGCCTGCACGGCCGCCGCTTTGGCATCCTCGATCATATCATAACGGCCACGGTACAGCGTGGTAGGCAGTCCGTGTATCTTATCGCTCTCGCGCGGCGACAGGTACTCGTAACCCATGCCGCTTGGTGCACTCAGGGATTGGCGGGTCTCAAATTTGCCGGTCTTCTCATCGATCTTGGTCACGTAAAAGATCGGCCATATGCGGTGCACATCCTGATCGATGTATGACCCATCGGTGCTGGCAAAGTATTTTTGCTCGTTCACCAGGAACATGATCGAGTTCACGTAGTTGGCACCGGCCTTCATGGCGGCATCGTTCACGCCCAGTAATAATTCGGCCTTTTCTTTGATCGGCACCTCAAAGGCGTTCTTTTCGATCGGTGTTTTCCAGCTTACCTCGCCATAACCTTTTTGAGGCAGCAGTTGTACCGGCTCGCTTTGCAGGCGGGCGTTCTCTTTGGCAATGGCCACGGCCTGTGCGGCCGCTTTGGCAATGCTGTCGTTGTCCAGCTTATCGGTAGCGGCAAAGCCCCAGCAGCCATTGGCGATCACGCGGATGCCCATCCCGTACGATTCGGTGTTCACCACGTTCTGCACCTTTTCCTCACGGGTGACCACGTATTGGTTCAGGTAACGGCCTATGCGGCAATCGGCGTAAGTGGCGCCCTTGCTGCGAGCCGCGTTGAGCACCACATCGGCCATCCGTTTCTTCAAGGCCACATCAATGCCGCCTTCCAGCAACGCCTCGGGCGTTACCGGCGAGCCAAATACCGGTACCTGGCTCAGCATGGCCCCACCGATACCCATACCGGTGAGGTAAAGAAAGTTCTTTCTGTTCAATTGAGTGATGGTTTAGCCCCCCGCCCCCTAAAGGGGGAGTGGCGGTCAAGTTATATTAGTTTATCTGTTACTTTCGTCACGTCATCGCAAGGAACGAAGCGATCTCTGGACAGGTGCAGTGTTCGCTATGCCTCCGCAGGGTTTGCTTCGTTCCTCGCAATGACGGGTTGCTTTTCGTGCTCCCCCTTCAGGGGGCTGGGGGGTCATATCCTCCTCGCCGTACTGATCACATTCACCTTATCGAACTTGGTCGTTGAGCAGCCGTGCGACACGGAGCTGGCCTGTGAGGGTTCGCCTTTACCGTCGGAGAAGGACCCGCCAAAACGGAAGTCGCTTTCATCACAAATGGCCGAGCACGAGTTCCAGAACTCCTGGGTGTTGGCTTGGTAGGCCGCGCCTTTGGCCATGCCCACGATCTTGCCGTTACGTATCTCGTAACACAGCTGACTGCTGAACTGGAAGTTATAGCGCTGCTGATCGATAGAGTAGGAGTTACGCCCGAACATGTATAGGCCTTTCTCGGTGTTCTTGATCAGTTCGGCCGTTTTAAGCGGCACCTTGCCCGGTACCAGGTTCACGTTAGGCATGCGCTGAAATTGCACGCTGGCCCAGTTTTGCGCGTAGCAGCAACCGTGCGATGCCGTGTGGCCTAATATATGTGCCTGATCGCGTGTGGCCTGGTAATCTACCAGTACACCATCTTTAATAATGTCCCATTGTTTGGTCTTCACGCCTTCATCGTCATAGCCAACAGCGCCTAAGGAGCCTGGGGTTACCTTATCGCCCATAAAGTTGACGATGTTGCTGCCAAAGTTGAACTTTTTGCTTTGCCATTTATCCAGCGTTAAAAAGCTGGTACCGGCAAAGTTTGCCTCATAACCCAGCACACGGTCTAGCTCGGTAGGGTGACCTACCGATTCATGTATGGTAAGGAACAGGTTGGTAGGGTCCAGGATCAGGTCATACTTACCCGGCTCGATCGGTTTGGCTTTTAACTTTTCATCCAACTGGGCGGTGCCAATGCGCACATCCTCCATCAGGTCGTAGCGCTTTTTATAAAGCGGGAAAATGCCTTGTATCTTTTCTTTTTCGCTCGGCATCAGGTACTCATAACCCATACCCATTGGGGCGCTCAGCGCGTTGCGGGTCTCAAAGCCTCCTGCGCTGGGGTTAGTTTTGGTGATGGTGAAGGT
This window harbors:
- a CDS encoding TldD/PmbA family protein encodes the protein MAILTEEQARALLKKALSFSKAEQCEINISGGDSSNIRYARNSVSTSGAVSRNSMVISSAFGKKQGVATINEFDDASLEKAVRRSEELAQLAPENPEFMPYLGPQTYGPDTPTFVKATADLTPKQRADMVAQSLQVAKDNKLTAAGFLENSAGYSAMMNSKGLFAYNTSTDINFSVTLRTDDGKGSGYATKAYNDASKLDTLKLSKVAAQKASGSATARALEPGKYTVILEPAAGIVLLEQLYGSLDARSADEGRSFLSMPGGKTRLGEKLVDERVNIYSDPANPELPTSRWNGDGRPQEKVNWIEKGVVKNLSYSRYWAQKKGVKAIPGPDGIIMDGTDQSLEDLIKGTEKGILVTRLWYIRAVDPQTLLYTGLTRDGTFYIENGKIKFPVKNFRFNESPVIMLNNLDALGKPERTVSGESGQNALIPPMRIRDFTFSSLSDAV
- a CDS encoding TldD/PmbA family protein, translating into MNRKNFLYLTGMGIGGAMLSQVPVFGSPVTPEALLEGGIDVALKKRMADVVLNAARSKGATYADCRIGRYLNQYVVTREEKVQNVVNTESYGMGIRVIANGCWGFAATDKLDNDSIAKAAAQAVAIAKENARLQSEPVQLLPQKGYGEVSWKTPIEKNAFEVPIKEKAELLLGVNDAAMKAGANYVNSIMFLVNEQKYFASTDGSYIDQDVHRIWPIFYVTKIDEKTGKFETRQSLSAPSGMGYEYLSPRESDKIHGLPTTLYRGRYDMIEDAKAAAVQAGQKLKAKSVEAGKYDLILDPSHLWLTIHESVGHPTELDRVLGYEANFAGTSFLTLDKWESKKFQFGSKNVNIVADKLQPGSLGAVGYDDEGVKTKQWDLIKDGVLVNYQSIRDQGKIIGLNESQGCCYADSWASVQFQRMPNVSLQAGKTPMKPMDMIKNVEKGIYIIGDSSFSIDQQRYNFQFSGQLYYEIRNGKIVGMLNDVAYQSNTQEFWNSCTAVCDQSDYRLGGSFFDGKGQPTQVSAVSHGSATARFNGVNVLNTSRKI
- a CDS encoding TldD/PmbA family protein; the encoded protein is MKRKDFLYLTGMGVSAAMLQGMPGMAKTITPEEALKPIDVALQKKMADVALNAARSKGATYADVRLGRYLNQVISTRETRVQNIVNSESYGMGVRVLANGCWGFAATDRLDNDSIARAAATAVSIAKENARLQSEPVKLAPQKGYGEVSWKTPIEKNAFEVPVKEKVDLLLAANALALKAGANFISNNLFMINEQKYFASTEGSYIDQDVHRIWPTFTITKTNPSAGGFETRNALSAPMGMGYEYLMPSEKEKIQGIFPLYKKRYDLMEDVRIGTAQLDEKLKAKPIEPGKYDLILDPTNLFLTIHESVGHPTELDRVLGYEANFAGTSFLTLDKWQSKKFNFGSNIVNFMGDKVTPGSLGAVGYDDEGVKTKQWDIIKDGVLVDYQATRDQAHILGHTASHGCCYAQNWASVQFQRMPNVNLVPGKVPLKTAELIKNTEKGLYMFGRNSYSIDQQRYNFQFSSQLCYEIRNGKIVGMAKGAAYQANTQEFWNSCSAICDESDFRFGGSFSDGKGEPSQASSVSHGCSTTKFDKVNVISTARRI